Proteins from a single region of Papaver somniferum cultivar HN1 unplaced genomic scaffold, ASM357369v1 unplaced-scaffold_79, whole genome shotgun sequence:
- the LOC113344716 gene encoding putative DNA (cytosine-5)-methyltransferase CMT1 isoform X1, with product MTIHWTVQASSAVNDCHYFYDMAYCEKLCTFENVCTVFGEEASTSATAVSSEGCLKVFEQDTADPDEVMTLLDMYAGCGGMSTGLCMGAAASNVNLVTRWAVDFDKDACESLRYNHPETEVRNMKAEDFLRLLYEWKDLCARYNLLGTDYSKTKKPTENKEEDETEEEAQRRPPDEDGEYEVERIIGTFYGINPDTDDGPAVLHFKVKWKGWGSDWDSWEPFLELRYGNVMTVLKNLLQMDTNPIYCLSLPTTAFRTTHNFACSGPARNWSSSSMRLVM from the exons ATGACAATCCACTGGACTGTGCAAGCATCATCTGCA GTCAATGACTGTCATTACTTCTACGACATGGCCTATTGCGAAAAACTTTGTACATTTGAAAATGTATGCACAG TATTTGGAGAAGAAGCTAGTACATCGGCCACTGCAGTTTCAAGTGAGGGTTGTTTGAAAGTCTTTGAGCAAGATACTGCTGATCCTGATGAAGTTATGACACTTCTGGATATGTATGCCGGCTGTGGTGGGATGTCCACCGGCCTGTGCATGGGTGCAGCTGCATCCAACGTCAACCTTGTCACT AGATGGGCAGTAGATTTTGACAAAGATGCTTGTGAAAGTCTACGTTATAATCATCCTGAGACAGAA GTGCGAAATATGAAAGCCGAGGACTTCTTGCGGTTGCTTTATGAGTGGAAAGATCTCTGTGCTCGTTACAATTTGTTGGGAACTGATTATAGTAAAACAAAGAAACCAACTGAGAACAAAGAGGAGGATGAAACTGAAGAAGAGGCACAGAGACGCCCACCGGACGAGGATGGTGAGTATGAAGTCGAAAGGATAATAGGAACATTTTATGGAATTAACCCAGATACGGATGATGGGCCTGCTGTCTTACACTTTAAG GTTAAGTGGAAGGGGTGGGGCTCTGATTGGGATTCATGGGAGCCTTTCTTGGAGCTAAGATATG GAAATGTGATGACTGTATTAAAGAATTTGTTACAGATGGATACCAATCCAATATATTGCCTCTCCCT GCCAACCACAGCATTCAGAACAACCCACAACTTTGCTTGCTCCGGTCCGGCTAGAaactggagcagcagcagcatgAGATTGGTTATGTGA
- the LOC113344741 gene encoding dihydroneopterin aldolase 2-like isoform X2, with protein MEADSMILKGDKLILRGLMFQGYHGVLPEEKTLGQKFVIDIDAWVDLREAGKSDNLNHSVSYVDIYNIAKDVMEGPGHNLLESLTHLIATKTLQRFSQISAVRVKLGKPHVSIQGPVDYLGVEIFRFRDVDV; from the exons ATGGAAGCAGATAGTATGATTTTGAAAGGTGACAAACTTATATTAAGAGGCTTGATGTTTCAAGGATATCATGGTGTCCTACCAGAAGAGAAAACTCTGGGTCAGAAGTTCGTGATTGATATAGATGCGTGGGTGGATCTTCGTGAGGCTGGTAAATCTGATAATTTAAATCACAGTGTAAGCTATGTGGATATCTACAA CATTGCTAAGGATGTAATGGAAGGACCGGGTCATAATCTGTTGGAGTCTCTGACTCACCTCATCGCCACAAAAACACTACAAAGGTTCTCTCAAATATCTGCTGTTCGTGTGAAGCTTGGGAAGCCTCATGTATCTATTCAAGGTCCCGTTGATTACTTAGGTGTCGAGATTTTTAGGTTCAGAGATGTTGATGTCTAA
- the LOC113344716 gene encoding putative DNA (cytosine-5)-methyltransferase CMT1 isoform X2: MAYCEKLCTFENVCTVFGEEASTSATAVSSEGCLKVFEQDTADPDEVMTLLDMYAGCGGMSTGLCMGAAASNVNLVTRWAVDFDKDACESLRYNHPETEVRNMKAEDFLRLLYEWKDLCARYNLLGTDYSKTKKPTENKEEDETEEEAQRRPPDEDGEYEVERIIGTFYGINPDTDDGPAVLHFKVKWKGWGSDWDSWEPFLELRYGNVMTVLKNLLQMDTNPIYCLSLPTTAFRTTHNFACSGPARNWSSSSMRLVM; this comes from the exons ATGGCCTATTGCGAAAAACTTTGTACATTTGAAAATGTATGCACAG TATTTGGAGAAGAAGCTAGTACATCGGCCACTGCAGTTTCAAGTGAGGGTTGTTTGAAAGTCTTTGAGCAAGATACTGCTGATCCTGATGAAGTTATGACACTTCTGGATATGTATGCCGGCTGTGGTGGGATGTCCACCGGCCTGTGCATGGGTGCAGCTGCATCCAACGTCAACCTTGTCACT AGATGGGCAGTAGATTTTGACAAAGATGCTTGTGAAAGTCTACGTTATAATCATCCTGAGACAGAA GTGCGAAATATGAAAGCCGAGGACTTCTTGCGGTTGCTTTATGAGTGGAAAGATCTCTGTGCTCGTTACAATTTGTTGGGAACTGATTATAGTAAAACAAAGAAACCAACTGAGAACAAAGAGGAGGATGAAACTGAAGAAGAGGCACAGAGACGCCCACCGGACGAGGATGGTGAGTATGAAGTCGAAAGGATAATAGGAACATTTTATGGAATTAACCCAGATACGGATGATGGGCCTGCTGTCTTACACTTTAAG GTTAAGTGGAAGGGGTGGGGCTCTGATTGGGATTCATGGGAGCCTTTCTTGGAGCTAAGATATG GAAATGTGATGACTGTATTAAAGAATTTGTTACAGATGGATACCAATCCAATATATTGCCTCTCCCT GCCAACCACAGCATTCAGAACAACCCACAACTTTGCTTGCTCCGGTCCGGCTAGAaactggagcagcagcagcatgAGATTGGTTATGTGA
- the LOC113344723 gene encoding probable calcium-binding protein CML41: MTSAEVPKQSEKWLSSSSSRFKTKNLKLSSITGSLKRSLSSLSSSSSSPRNTTTPPLSSPVRDNILSTKERNGSRNSNKEDRFKEVFRYFDGDGDGKISSLELRSYFESIGESLSHDEVQSVINDLDSDGDGLLSFQDFMVLMMKQPSPPPSNGGGASASSTDAVVHDNVEDLKMAFEMYEAEKGCGCITPKSLQRMLNRLGEDKSYQQCVSMIQCFDLDKNGTLDFHEFHQMMV; this comes from the coding sequence ATGACGAGTGCTGAGGTTCCAAAGCAGTCAGAAAAATGGTTGTCATCGTCATCCTCAAGGTTCAAAACCAAGAATCTTAAACTATCAAGTATCACTGGCAGTCTTAAAAGATCGCTCTCCtcattatcatcatcttcttcttcaccgagAAATACTACAACTCCACCGTTATCGTCACCCGTTCGAGATAATATTTTGTCTACCAAAGAAAGAAATGGTAGTAGAAACAGTAACAAAGAAGACAGGTTTAAAGAAGTTTTTCGTTATTTTGATGGAGATGGTGATGGGAAGATATCGAGTTTAGAACTACGTTCTTATTTCGAGTCGATAGGAGAGTCTCTGTCACACGATGaagttcaaagtgtgattaatGATCTTGATAGTGATGGAGACGGTTTGTTAAGCTTCCAAGATTTCATGGTTTTGATGATGAaacaaccatcaccaccaccgtctaatggtggtggtgctagtgctAGTAGTACTGATGCAGTTGTACATGATAACGTTGAAGATCTGAAAATGGCGTTTGAGATGTATGAAGCTGAGAAAGGGTGTGGATGCATAACACCAAAGAGCTTACAACGCATGTTAAACCGGCTTGGGGAGGACAAATCTTACCAACAGTGTGTTTCCATGATACAATGTTTTGATCTCGACAAAAATGGAACACTTGATTTCCATGAGTTTCATCAGATGATGGTTTAA
- the LOC113344741 gene encoding dihydroneopterin aldolase 2-like isoform X1 has translation MVLCLTSILLSTCLIKCLTEMEADSMILKGDKLILRGLMFQGYHGVLPEEKTLGQKFVIDIDAWVDLREAGKSDNLNHSVSYVDIYNIAKDVMEGPGHNLLESLTHLIATKTLQRFSQISAVRVKLGKPHVSIQGPVDYLGVEIFRFRDVDV, from the exons ATGGTTTTGTGCTTAACTTCAATTTTGCTGTCTAcctgtttgataaaatgtcttACCGAG ATGGAAGCAGATAGTATGATTTTGAAAGGTGACAAACTTATATTAAGAGGCTTGATGTTTCAAGGATATCATGGTGTCCTACCAGAAGAGAAAACTCTGGGTCAGAAGTTCGTGATTGATATAGATGCGTGGGTGGATCTTCGTGAGGCTGGTAAATCTGATAATTTAAATCACAGTGTAAGCTATGTGGATATCTACAA CATTGCTAAGGATGTAATGGAAGGACCGGGTCATAATCTGTTGGAGTCTCTGACTCACCTCATCGCCACAAAAACACTACAAAGGTTCTCTCAAATATCTGCTGTTCGTGTGAAGCTTGGGAAGCCTCATGTATCTATTCAAGGTCCCGTTGATTACTTAGGTGTCGAGATTTTTAGGTTCAGAGATGTTGATGTCTAA
- the LOC113344575 gene encoding amino-acid permease BAT1 homolog — NKSKFLLNNSLSCFFFIHPVLVFPFELELNLIPKIQLYVFREGGRIKSETSKNIISKMMMMDSGEKRLNELGYKQELRREMTLFKTLAISFSTMTLFTGITPLFGSSLQYAGPASLVWGWVVVSFFTWFVGIAMSEICSSFPTTGSLYFWAAHLAGPKWGPFASWCCAWLETIGLVAGIGTQAFAGSQVLQSIILLSTGTNKDGGYLTPKWLFLCMYIGLTIIWAVLNTFALEVIAYIDIISIWWQVVGGTVIVIMLPLVSLTTQSASYVFTHFEKAPEITGITSSAYAVVLSLLVSQYSLYGYDAAAHLTEETRGADKNGPIAILSSIGIISVFGWAYILALTFSIQDPKYLYDPSNETAGTFVPAQILYDAFYGRYQSGTGAIILLFIIWGSFFFGGLSITTSAARVVYALSRDGGVPFSSVWRKVHPTRKVPANAVWLCAAICILLGLPILKVNVVFTAITSIATIGWVGGYAVPIFARMVMKEEKFKPGPFYLGNARRPICFVAFMWICYTCSVFLLPTLYPISWDTFNYAPVAVGIFLTLIMLWWVLDARRWFKGPVRNIDQGSEHDDINVQNDENDLHVRIRNGVHNIWFVGNKMGFIYPD, encoded by the exons aataaatcaaaatttcTGTTGAATAATTCCCTTTCTTGCTTCTTTTTTATACACCCTGTCCTTGTTTTCCCGTTTGAGCTAGAACTGAATCTCATTCCAAAGATTCAGCTGTACGTCTTTAGAGAGGGTGGCCGGATCAAGTCGGAGACTAGCAAGAACATCATATCAAAAATGATGATGATGGATTCAGGAGAGAAGCGTCTCAATGAATTGGGTTACAAGCAAGAACTCAGAAGAGAAATG ACACTATTCAAAACGCTGGCGATATCATTTTCAACCATGACGCTGTTCACCGGAATAACACCTTTGTTCGGATCCAGCCTTCAGTATGCAGGACCGGCAAGTCTTGTATGGGGTTGGGTGGTTGTCTCCTTCTTCACCTGGTTTGTCGGTATTGCCATGTCCGAAATTTGCTCATCTTTTCCG ACAACTGGTTCTCTTTACTTCTGGGCAGCTCATCTTGCCGGTCCGAAATGGGGACCTTTCGCATCATGGTGTTGTGCTTGGCTTGAAACCATTGGCCTTGTTGCTGGAATTGGCACACAG GCTTTTGCAGGATCTCAGGTATTGCAGAGTATAATTTTACTTAGTACGGGAACAAACAAAGACGGAGGATACTTGACACCCAAATGGCTATTCTTGTGTATGTACATTGGACTTACAATCATCTGGGCGGTCCTCAACACCTTCGCGTTAGAAGTTATCGCGTACATAGATATCATTTCTATCTGGTGGCAG GTTGTTGGCGGTACAGTAATAGTAATCATGCTTCCTTTGGTTTCGTTAACAACACAGTCTGCTTCCTACGTATTCACTCATTTCGAAAAAGCTCCAGAAATAACTGGGATAACAAGCAGCGCATACGCAGTTGTTTTATCTCTGCTTGTGAGTCAGTACTCTCTTTATGGATATGATGCCGCTGCTCATCTTACAGAAGAAACAAGAGGCGCTGACAAGAATGGTCCTATTGCAATCCTTTCTAGTATAGGGATCATTTCGGTTTTCGGATGGGCTTACATCCTAGCCCTCACATTTAGCATTCAG GATCCAAAATACTTATACGATCCGAGCAATGAGACTGCGGGAACATTTGTGCCGGCACAGATATTATATGATGCATTCTATGGACGGTATCAGAGTGGGACTGGAGCCATCATTCTGCTTTTCATAATCTGGGGTTCATTCTTCTTCGGTGGACTGTCAATCACTACCAGTGCAGCCAGGGTGGTATATGCACTATCAAGAGATGGAGGGGTTCCATTTTCTTCCGTCTGGAGAAAAGTTCATCCAACACGCAAAGTCCCCGCGAATGCAGTTTGGTTATGTGCAGCCATTTGCATTCTTCTTGGGCTTCCCATTCTGAAAGTTAATGTAGTCTTTACTGCCATAACTTCGATAGCAACGATCGGCTGGGTTGGAGGATACGCAGTCCCGATTTTTGCGAGGATGGTGATGAAAGAAGAGAAGTTCAAACCAGGACCGTTTTATTTAGGGAATGCAAGAAGACCGATCTGTTTTGTAGCTTTCATGTGGATATGTTATACTTGTTCGGTTTTTCTGCTTCCGACTCTTTATCCCATAAGCTGGGATACCTTTAACTATGCACCTGTTGCAGTGGGGATATTTTTGACGCTCATTATGCTTTGGTGGGTTTTGGATGCAAGGAGATGGTTCAAAGGACCTGTCAGGAACATTGATCAGGGTTCTGAACACGATGATATCAATGTTCAGAATGATGAAAACGATCTTCATGTTCGTATTCGTAATGGTGTTCATAATATATGGTTTGTAGGAAATAAGATGGGATTCATATACCCAGATTGA
- the LOC113344744 gene encoding dihydroneopterin aldolase 2-like yields MIKLMVFCLIIFVPLIFGILQQKMETDCMILKGDKLILRGMMFHGYHGVLPEEKTLGQKFVIDMDAWVDLREPGKSDNINDSVSYVDLYNIVKDVVEGPGFNLLETVAHLIATKTLERFSQISTVRVKLGKPHMSIQGPVDYLGIEIFRSSDFMSNTELCSSRSGL; encoded by the exons ATGATAAAATTGATGGTTTTTTGTTTGATAATCTTCGTTCCCCTCATATTTGGTATCTTACAGCAAAAG ATGGAAACAGATTGTATGATCTTGAAAGGTGACAAACTTATACTAAGAGGCATGATGTTTCATGGATATCATGGTGTTCTCCCCGAAGAGAAAACTCTGGGTCAGAAGTTTGTGATTGATATGGATGCATGGGTTGATCTTCGTGAACCCGGTAAATCTGATAATATAAATGACAGTGTAAGCTATGTGGATCTTTACAA CATTGTGAAGGATGTAGTGGAAGGACCTGGTTTTAATCTTTTGGAGACGGTGGCTCACCTCATCGCCACAAAAACGCTTGAAAGGTTCTCTCAAATATCTACGGTTCGTGTGAAGCTTGGGAAGCCTCATATGTCCATTCAAGGTCCGGTTGATTATTTAGGGATCGAGATTTTTAGGTCCAGTGATTTTATGTCGAATACTGAGCTTTGTAGTTCTCGGAGTGGTCTTTGA